In Fusobacterium canifelinum, a genomic segment contains:
- a CDS encoding ABC transporter ATP-binding protein codes for MENKNLLEIRDLEIQYVKDDETVHAVNKISVDIAEGETLGLVGETGAGKTTTALGIMRLITGPTGKIKSGAIKFNDKSILEIPEEEIRKIRGNDISMIFQDPMTSLNPVMTVGEQIAEVIEIHEHISKEEAMNKAAEMLELVGIPGARKNDFPHQFSGGMKQRVVIAIALACNPKLLIADEPTTALDVTIQAQVLDLMTDLKNKFKTSMLLITHDLGVVAQVCDKVAIMYAGEIVEYGTLEDVFENPKHPYTLGLFGSIPSLDEEKIRLVPIKGLMPDPTNLPSGCKFNPRCPHAVELCSQRTPVTTEVTKGHRVQCLIAEGLVKFKENWEEENE; via the coding sequence ATGGAAAATAAAAATCTTTTAGAAATTAGAGATTTAGAAATACAGTATGTAAAAGATGATGAAACTGTACATGCAGTTAATAAAATAAGTGTAGATATAGCAGAAGGTGAAACGCTAGGTCTTGTTGGAGAAACAGGTGCTGGAAAAACTACAACAGCTCTTGGAATAATGAGATTAATTACAGGACCAACAGGAAAAATAAAAAGTGGTGCTATAAAATTTAATGATAAGAGTATATTAGAAATTCCTGAAGAAGAAATAAGAAAAATTAGAGGTAATGATATTTCAATGATTTTCCAAGATCCAATGACATCACTAAACCCTGTTATGACAGTTGGTGAACAAATAGCAGAAGTTATTGAAATACATGAACACATTAGCAAAGAAGAAGCTATGAATAAAGCTGCTGAAATGCTTGAATTAGTTGGTATTCCAGGAGCAAGAAAAAATGACTTTCCTCATCAATTTTCAGGTGGAATGAAACAAAGAGTTGTTATTGCTATTGCTCTTGCTTGTAATCCAAAACTTTTAATAGCTGATGAGCCTACAACAGCTCTTGATGTTACTATACAAGCACAAGTCTTAGACTTAATGACAGATCTAAAAAATAAATTTAAAACATCAATGTTACTTATAACACATGACTTAGGTGTAGTTGCACAAGTTTGTGATAAAGTAGCTATTATGTATGCAGGAGAAATTGTTGAGTATGGAACATTGGAAGATGTTTTTGAAAATCCAAAACATCCATATACTTTAGGATTATTTGGCTCTATTCCAAGTTTAGATGAGGAAAAAATTAGATTGGTTCCAATAAAAGGACTTATGCCAGATCCAACAAACCTACCTTCTGGATGTAAATTTAATCCTAGATGTCCTCATGCAGTGGAGCTATGTTCACAAAGAACACCTGTTACAACAGAAGTTACAAAAGGACATAGAGTACAATGTCTTATAGCAGAAGGATTAGTAAAATTCAAAGAAAATTGGGAGGAAGAAAATGAATAA
- a CDS encoding ABC transporter ATP-binding protein, which produces MNKILLEVKNLKKYFQTPKGQLHAVDNVNFAIEEGKTLGVVGESGCGKSTTGRTILRLLEATDGEIIFEGKNIREYSKAEMKKLREEMQIIFQDPFASLNPRMTVSEIIAEPLIIHKKCKTKEELNNRVKELMDTVGLSQRLVNTYPHELDGGRRQRIGIARALALNPKFIVCDEPVSALDVSIQAQVLNLMKDLQEKLGLTYMFITHDLSVVKYFSNDIAVMYLGELVEKAPSKDLFKNPIHPYTKALLSAIPTTNIRKKMERIKLEGEITSPINPGIGCRFAKRCIYAEEICSKESPKLEKVGEAHYFACHRAKELGFVDKK; this is translated from the coding sequence ATGAATAAAATATTATTAGAGGTTAAAAATTTAAAAAAATATTTTCAGACTCCAAAAGGACAATTACATGCAGTAGATAATGTTAATTTTGCTATTGAAGAAGGAAAAACTTTGGGAGTTGTTGGAGAATCAGGTTGTGGAAAATCTACAACTGGAAGAACAATTTTAAGACTTTTAGAAGCTACTGATGGAGAAATTATATTTGAAGGAAAAAATATAAGAGAATACTCTAAAGCTGAAATGAAAAAGCTAAGAGAAGAAATGCAAATAATATTCCAAGATCCATTTGCATCATTAAATCCAAGAATGACAGTAAGCGAAATAATTGCAGAACCACTTATAATCCATAAAAAGTGTAAAACTAAAGAAGAACTTAATAATAGAGTAAAAGAACTTATGGATACAGTTGGTTTAAGCCAAAGACTTGTAAACACTTATCCTCATGAGCTTGATGGAGGAAGAAGACAAAGAATAGGGATAGCAAGAGCATTAGCTTTAAATCCTAAATTTATAGTTTGTGATGAACCTGTATCGGCTCTTGATGTGTCTATTCAAGCACAAGTTTTAAACTTAATGAAAGATTTACAAGAAAAATTAGGTTTAACATATATGTTTATAACACATGATTTATCAGTTGTAAAATATTTTTCAAATGATATAGCAGTTATGTATTTGGGAGAACTTGTTGAAAAAGCTCCTTCAAAGGACTTATTTAAAAATCCAATACACCCATATACAAAGGCATTGTTATCAGCAATACCTACAACAAATATTAGAAAGAAAATGGAAAGAATTAAACTTGAAGGGGAAATCACTTCTCCTATCAATCCAGGAATTGGTTGTAGATTTGCTAAAAGATGTATTTATGCTGAAGAAATTTGTTCAAAAGAATCTCCAAAACTAGAAAAAGTTGGAGAAGCACATTACTTTGCTTGTCATAGAGCAAAAGAATTAGGTTTTGTTGATAAAAAATAA
- the yajC gene encoding preprotein translocase subunit YajC produces the protein MQELFAKYGSTGIIVVVWIAIFYFLIIRPNKKKQKQQQDLLNSLKEGTEVITIGGIKGTIAFVGEDYVEIRVDKGVKLTFRKSAIANVINNNQQ, from the coding sequence ATGCAAGAATTATTTGCTAAATATGGAAGTACAGGAATTATTGTAGTTGTTTGGATTGCTATTTTTTATTTTTTAATAATCAGACCTAATAAGAAAAAGCAAAAACAACAACAAGATCTTCTTAATTCTTTAAAAGAAGGAACAGAAGTGATAACTATTGGTGGAATCAAAGGAACAATAGCTTTTGTTGGAGAAGATTATGTTGAAATCAGAGTAGATAAAGGAGTTAAATTAACTTTTAGAAAATCTGCTATTGCAAATGTTATCAACAACAATCAACAATAG
- a CDS encoding N-acetylmuramoyl-L-alanine amidase family protein, translated as MKRKLFSIFFFFLLSVLSFSAKVNDVKFSNNKFSIDLNATDGECLVSADEESRLIYIEIQNLDSSSFEKFSRNLELDIRGSNLFEDVIIDKSKDTVSLTLQVAPKVSYTMDASNNRIELNLQRTSKNKHLIVIDPGHGGKDPGAARGAVVEKKIVLAVSTYLRDELSKDFNVIMTRDSDFFVVLSERPKIGNKNKAALFVSVHANAAENKSANGVEVFYFSKKSSPYAERIANFENSIGEKYGDSSDKIIQISGELAYKKNQENSIRLAKKIVENIADRLSMRNGGVHGANFAVLRGFNGTGVLIELGFVSNSYDAEILVDPSSQLKMAEEIAKSIRDYLTR; from the coding sequence ATGAAAAGAAAATTGTTCAGTATTTTTTTCTTTTTTCTTTTATCAGTGTTATCATTTTCTGCAAAAGTAAATGATGTAAAATTTTCTAATAATAAATTCTCTATTGATTTAAATGCAACTGATGGGGAGTGTTTAGTTAGTGCTGATGAAGAATCAAGACTTATATATATAGAAATTCAAAATTTAGATAGTAGTTCTTTTGAAAAATTTTCAAGAAATTTAGAGTTAGATATAAGAGGTTCTAATTTATTTGAAGATGTAATAATAGATAAATCAAAAGATACTGTTTCATTAACATTACAAGTTGCACCAAAAGTTTCTTATACTATGGATGCTTCAAATAATAGGATAGAACTAAATTTACAAAGAACTTCAAAAAATAAACATCTTATAGTAATAGATCCAGGGCATGGTGGGAAAGACCCAGGAGCTGCAAGAGGTGCAGTAGTAGAAAAGAAAATTGTTTTGGCAGTTAGTACTTATTTAAGAGATGAACTTTCAAAAGATTTTAATGTAATAATGACAAGAGATTCAGATTTTTTTGTTGTTTTAAGTGAAAGACCAAAAATTGGAAATAAAAATAAGGCTGCATTATTTGTAAGTGTTCATGCTAATGCTGCAGAAAATAAAAGTGCTAATGGAGTTGAAGTTTTTTATTTCTCTAAAAAATCTTCACCATATGCAGAGAGAATTGCTAATTTTGAAAATAGCATAGGTGAAAAATATGGAGATAGTAGTGATAAGATAATTCAAATATCAGGAGAATTAGCTTATAAGAAAAATCAAGAAAACTCTATTAGACTTGCTAAGAAAATAGTAGAAAATATTGCAGATAGATTATCAATGAGAAATGGTGGAGTTCATGGAGCTAATTTTGCAGTATTAAGAGGTTTTAATGGAACAGGAGTATTGATAGAATTAGGATTTGTAAGTAATTCTTATGATGCTGAAATTTTAGTTGATCCATCTTCTCAGTTAAAGATGGCTGAGGAGATAGCAAAATCAATTAGAGACTATTTAACAAGGTGA
- the prfA gene encoding peptide chain release factor 1 yields the protein MFDKLEEVVARYDELNKMLVSPEVLADSKKMIECNKAINEITEIVEKYKEYKKYVDDIEFIKESFKTEKDSDMKEMLNEELKEAEEKLPKLEEELKILLLPKDKNDDKNVIVEIRGGAGGDEAALFAADLFRMYSRYAERKKWKIEIIEKQDGELNGLKEIAFTIIGLGAYSRLKFESGVHRVQRVPKTEASGRIHTSTATVAVLPEVEDVQEVTVDPKDLKIDTYRSGGAGGQHVNMTDSAVRITHLPTGIVVQCQDERSQLKNREKAMKHLLTKLYEMEQEKQRSEVESERRLQVGTGDRAEKIRTYNFPDGRITDHRIKLTVHQLEAFLDGDIDEMIDALITFHQAELLSASEE from the coding sequence ATGTTTGACAAATTAGAAGAAGTTGTTGCTAGGTATGATGAACTTAACAAAATGTTAGTTAGCCCTGAAGTTCTAGCAGATTCTAAAAAAATGATAGAATGTAATAAAGCTATCAATGAAATAACAGAAATAGTTGAAAAGTATAAAGAATATAAAAAGTATGTAGATGACATTGAATTTATAAAAGAAAGTTTTAAAACAGAAAAAGATTCGGATATGAAGGAAATGCTTAATGAAGAATTAAAAGAAGCTGAAGAAAAATTACCAAAACTAGAAGAAGAATTAAAAATTTTATTACTACCAAAAGATAAAAATGATGATAAAAATGTTATTGTTGAAATAAGAGGTGGAGCTGGTGGAGACGAAGCAGCTCTATTTGCAGCTGATTTATTTAGAATGTATTCAAGATATGCTGAAAGAAAAAAATGGAAAATTGAAATTATAGAAAAGCAAGATGGAGAGCTAAATGGTCTAAAAGAAATTGCTTTCACTATAATTGGTTTAGGAGCATATTCAAGATTAAAGTTTGAATCAGGAGTTCATAGAGTACAAAGAGTTCCAAAGACAGAAGCTTCTGGAAGAATCCATACTTCAACAGCAACTGTTGCTGTTTTACCTGAAGTTGAAGATGTTCAAGAGGTTACAGTTGACCCTAAGGATTTAAAAATAGATACATATAGATCTGGTGGAGCAGGAGGACAACATGTTAATATGACAGATTCTGCTGTAAGAATTACTCACTTACCTACTGGAATAGTAGTCCAATGTCAAGATGAAAGATCTCAATTAAAAAATAGAGAAAAAGCTATGAAACACTTACTTACTAAACTTTATGAAATGGAACAAGAAAAACAAAGAAGTGAAGTTGAATCTGAAAGAAGATTACAAGTAGGAACAGGAGATAGAGCAGAAAAAATCAGAACATACAACTTCCCAGATGGAAGAATTACAGATCATAGAATAAAACTTACAGTACATCAATTAGAAGCATTTTTAGACGGGGATATAGATGAAATGATTGATGCACTTATAACTTTCCATCAAGCAGAACTTTTATCTGCTTCAGAGGAATAA
- the prmC gene encoding peptide chain release factor N(5)-glutamine methyltransferase gives MNLVEILKFSEEYLKKYSFSKPRLEAEKLVSYVLNLDRIALYIHYERELSDDEKTSIKQYLKKMTEENKNFDELKGENKNFKEENLDIFNKSVEYLKKNGVPNPLLDTEYIFSDVLKVSRNTLKYSMSREIKEEDKDKIREMLVLRAKKRKPLQYILGEWEFYGLPFRVSEGVLIPRADTEILVEQCIQLMRDVEEANILDIGTGSGAISIAIANELKSSSVTGIDINEKALKLANENKTLNKIENVSFIESNLFTKLDKDFKYDLIVSNPPYISKEEYETLMPEVKNYEPQNALTDLGDGLHFYKEISKQAGEYLKDTGYLAYEIGYNQAKDVSKILQDNNFAILSIIKDYGGNDRVVIAKKAIKAENFEEIEEEEDVNLSE, from the coding sequence ATGAATTTAGTAGAAATATTAAAATTTTCCGAAGAGTATTTGAAAAAATACTCTTTTTCAAAACCCCGTTTAGAAGCAGAAAAATTAGTATCTTATGTTTTAAACCTTGATAGAATAGCCCTTTATATTCATTATGAAAGAGAATTGTCAGATGATGAAAAAACTTCAATTAAACAATATTTAAAAAAGATGACAGAAGAAAATAAAAATTTTGATGAATTAAAAGGTGAAAATAAAAATTTTAAAGAAGAAAATTTAGATATTTTTAACAAATCTGTTGAATATCTTAAAAAAAATGGAGTTCCAAATCCATTATTAGATACTGAATATATATTTTCAGATGTTTTAAAAGTCAGTAGAAATACTTTAAAATATAGTATGTCAAGAGAAATTAAAGAAGAAGATAAAGATAAAATTAGAGAAATGTTAGTTTTAAGAGCTAAAAAGAGAAAGCCACTTCAATATATTTTAGGAGAATGGGAATTTTATGGATTACCATTTAGAGTAAGTGAAGGAGTACTAATTCCAAGAGCAGATACAGAGATTTTAGTTGAACAATGTATTCAACTTATGAGAGATGTTGAAGAAGCTAATATTTTAGATATAGGTACTGGAAGTGGAGCTATATCAATTGCTATTGCAAATGAATTAAAATCAAGTTCTGTAACAGGTATTGATATAAATGAAAAGGCTCTTAAACTTGCAAATGAAAATAAAACATTAAATAAAATAGAAAATGTTAGTTTTATAGAATCTAATTTATTTACAAAACTTGATAAAGATTTTAAATATGATTTAATAGTTTCAAATCCACCATATATTAGTAAAGAAGAATATGAAACTCTTATGCCAGAAGTTAAAAACTATGAGCCTCAAAATGCTTTAACAGACTTAGGAGATGGTTTACACTTTTATAAAGAAATATCTAAGCAGGCAGGAGAATATTTAAAAGATACGGGCTATTTAGCTTATGAAATTGGATATAACCAAGCAAAAGATGTTTCAAAGATTTTACAGGATAATAATTTTGCTATTTTATCTATAATAAAAGATTATGGTGGAAATGATAGGGTAGTGATTGCTAAAAAAGCAATAAAAGCAGAAAATTTTGAAGAAATTGAGGAAGAGGAAGATGTCAACTTATCTGAGTGA
- the queA gene encoding tRNA preQ1(34) S-adenosylmethionine ribosyltransferase-isomerase QueA, protein MSTYLSDYDYFLPEELIGQKPREPRDSAKLMLIDRKNESVEHKNFYNIIDYLQKGDILVRNATKVIPARIFGHKDTGEVLEILLIKRITLDTWECLLKPAKKLKLGQKLYIGENKELIAELLEIKEDGNRILKFYYEGSFEEILDKLGSMPLPPYITRKLENKDRYQTVYAQRGESVAAPTAGLHFTEELLKKILDKGVEIVDIFLEVGLGTFRPVQTVNVLEHKMHEESFEISEKAAKIINEAKTEGRRIISVGTTATRALESSVDENGKLIAQKKDTGIFIYPGYKFKIVDALITNFHLPKSTLLMLVSAFYDREKMLEIYNLAVKEKYHFFSFGDSMFIY, encoded by the coding sequence ATGTCAACTTATCTGAGTGATTATGATTATTTTTTGCCTGAAGAACTTATAGGTCAGAAACCAAGAGAGCCAAGAGATTCAGCTAAACTTATGTTAATTGATAGAAAAAATGAAAGTGTAGAACATAAAAATTTCTATAATATAATTGACTATTTACAAAAGGGAGATATCTTAGTTAGAAATGCTACTAAGGTTATTCCTGCTAGAATCTTTGGACATAAGGATACTGGTGAAGTTTTAGAAATTCTTTTGATTAAAAGAATCACTTTAGATACTTGGGAATGTCTTTTGAAACCTGCTAAAAAATTAAAGTTAGGTCAAAAATTATATATAGGTGAAAATAAAGAATTAATAGCAGAACTTTTAGAGATAAAAGAAGATGGGAATAGAATTTTAAAATTTTATTATGAAGGAAGTTTTGAAGAAATTTTAGATAAACTAGGTTCTATGCCTTTGCCTCCTTATATAACAAGAAAGTTAGAAAATAAAGATAGATATCAAACTGTTTATGCTCAAAGAGGGGAATCAGTGGCTGCTCCAACAGCAGGGCTACATTTTACAGAAGAGCTATTAAAAAAGATTTTAGATAAGGGTGTAGAAATAGTTGATATCTTTTTAGAAGTAGGATTAGGGACTTTCAGACCTGTTCAAACTGTAAATGTTTTAGAGCATAAAATGCATGAAGAAAGTTTTGAGATTTCAGAAAAAGCTGCTAAAATAATAAACGAAGCTAAGACAGAAGGAAGAAGAATTATATCAGTGGGAACTACTGCCACAAGAGCATTAGAATCTTCTGTTGATGAAAATGGAAAATTGATTGCTCAAAAAAAAGATACAGGAATTTTTATCTATCCTGGGTATAAATTTAAAATTGTAGATGCTTTGATTACAAATTTTCATCTTCCTAAATCAACACTTTTAATGTTAGTTTCAGCATTCTATGATAGAGAAAAAATGCTTGAAATATATAATTTGGCAGTTAAAGAAAAATATCATTTTTTTAGCTTTGGGGATAGTATGTTTATTTACTAA
- the rsmD gene encoding 16S rRNA (guanine(966)-N(2))-methyltransferase RsmD: MRIIAGEAKNRIIKTRKGFDTRPTLESVKESLFSIITPYIEGSVFLDLFSGSGSISLEAISRGAKRAVMIEKDGEALKYIIENIDNLGFSDRCRAYKNDVIRAIEILGRKNEKFDIIFMDPPYQDNVTKKVLKAIDKANILAEDGLIICEHHLLEDLEDNIASFRKTDERKYNKKILTFYTK, encoded by the coding sequence GTGAGAATAATAGCAGGAGAAGCTAAAAATAGAATAATAAAAACAAGAAAAGGTTTTGATACAAGACCTACTCTTGAAAGCGTTAAAGAATCTCTTTTCTCAATAATTACTCCCTATATTGAAGGAAGTGTTTTCCTTGATTTATTTAGTGGAAGTGGGAGCATTTCACTTGAAGCAATAAGTAGAGGTGCTAAAAGAGCAGTAATGATTGAAAAAGATGGAGAAGCATTAAAATATATCATTGAAAATATAGATAATTTAGGTTTTTCAGATAGATGTAGAGCATATAAAAATGATGTTATTAGAGCAATAGAGATATTAGGAAGAAAAAATGAAAAATTTGATATAATTTTCATGGATCCTCCATATCAAGATAATGTTACTAAGAAAGTTTTAAAAGCAATAGATAAGGCAAATATTTTAGCAGAAGATGGACTTATTATCTGTGAACACCATTTACTTGAAGATTTAGAAGATAATATTGCTTCATTTAGAAAAACTGATGAGAGAAAATATAATAAGAAAATATTAACATTTTATACAAAATGA